In Aspergillus nidulans FGSC A4 chromosome II, a single window of DNA contains:
- a CDS encoding endo alpha-1,4 polygalactosaminidase (transcript_id=CADANIAT00004190) — protein MAPLTLWKMPILITFIVALAALTNAVPIRHAHWDHGHHSRTRTLTSTHTFAPTPTFTPSVTPTATQATTVANADAAGPTTSSSSSNEIWQPEVGSPWQIILSSALSPNTASKKASPAFPIYDIDLFENTSPTIASLHSQGIKVICYFSAGTYEDWRPDASSFDSSSLGAGLDDWPGENWIDLRSENVRAIMSSRLDQAVEKGCDGVDPDNVDAYNNGQGGLGLTEEDSADFVNWLAAEAHARGLSIGLKNAGSIIPRVIANMQWSVNEQCAEYDECDVFQQFVDEGKPVFHIEYPENGEVSTSGVDKVALCAQFKGAEGFSTVVKDMDLNEWVQTC, from the coding sequence ATGGCTCCTCTAACTCTCTGGAAGATGCCCATCCTGATCACCTTCATTGTCGCCCTGGCGGCCTTGACCAACGCAGTACCTATCCGCCATGCCCACTGGGACCACGGCCATCATTCCAGGACCAGAACCCTAACCAGCACTCATACTTTTGCTCCCACCCCAACCTTCACTCCAAGTGTTACGCCAACCGCCACCCAGGCCACCACTGTTGCCAACGCGGACGCAGCCGGCCCTActacaagcagcagcagcagcaacgagATCTGGCAACCGGAAGTCGGTTCCCCTTGGCAAATCATCCTCTCCTCTGCTCTGTCCCCCAATACGGCCTCCAAAAAAGCTTCACCAGCCTTCCCGATTTACGACATCGACCTCTTCGAAAACACCTCGCCCACGATCGCCTCCCTACACTCCCAAGGCATCAAAGTGATCTGCTACTTCTCCGCCGGCACTTACGAAGACTGGCGGCCTGACGCCTCCTCATTCGACTCCTCCTCGCTCGGCGCCGGACTGGACGACTGGCCGGGTGAGAACTGGATCGACCTGCGCTCCGAGAATGTGCGAGCTATCATGTCGTCGCGGCTCGATCAGGCCGTCGAAAAGGGCTGCGACGGTGTAGATCCCGATAACGTCGACGCGTACAACAACGGTCAgggcgggttggggctgACTGAGGAAGACTCTGCCGATTTTGTGAACTGGCTTGCTGCCGAAGCTCATGCTCGGGGGTTGTCGATTGGCCTGAAGAACGCGGGATCCATCATCCCTCGGGTTATTGCGAATATGCAGTGGAGTGTGAACGAACAGTGTGCTGAGTATGATGAGTGCGATGTCTTTCAGCAGTTCGTGGACGAGGGCAAGCCGGTCTTTCATATTGAATACCCGGAAAACGGAGAGGTTAGTACGTCGGGCGTGGACAAGGTAGCCCTTTGTGCGCAGTTCAAAGGGGCAGAGGGGTTTTCGACGGTGGTTAAGGATATGGATCTGAATGAGTGGGTGCAGACTTGCTAG
- a CDS encoding uncharacterized protein (transcript_id=CADANIAT00004191): MSDSTVVLITGVARGIGQALAKAYLSRPNHTVLGTIRDPSAQSLSALSSHVPAQGSRLLLFTLESTTASHYADLVSSLKTAGITHLDLVIANAGVAYPAGTPASVDVEDVKNVFDVNALGTLRLFQALRGFLEVGSNNGRRVKWCPLPVFSALERKKKSVRLSLVQTEMGNKGAQKMGLKEAPNTVEEAITKTLAAKLNRDLRLMRGRRQIDSATREDTSGKFLNIIDGAEVPW; the protein is encoded by the exons ATGTCAGACTCAACTGTCGTCCTCATAACCGGCGTCGCTAGAG GAATCGGCCAGGCCCTGGCCAAAGCCTACCTCTCCCGCCCAAACCATACCGTCCTCGGCACAATACGCGACCCCTCCGCCCAATCATTGTCAGCCCTAAGCTCGCACGTCCCAGCCCAGGGCAGCCGTCTTTTACTCTTCACACTTGAATCTACCACCGCATCGCACTATGCTGACCTCGTTTCCTCCCTCAAGACTGCTGGAATAACGCACCTGGACCTCGTGATCGCCAACGCAGGCGTTGCGTATCCCGCAGGCACACCGGCATCTGTAGATGTCGAGGATGTAAAGAACGTCTTTGATGTGAATGCACTGGGGACCCTGAGACTTTTCCAGGCACTCAGGGGGTTTCTTGAGGTCGGTTCTAATAATGGAAGGAGAGTGAAGTGG TGCCCACTACCTGTGTTTTCCGCTCTggaacggaagaagaaaagtgTTCGGCTGAG CTTAGTCCAGACTGAGATGGGCAACAAAGGCGCGCAGAAAATGGGCCTCAAGGAGGCGCCGAATacggtcgaggaggcgaTTACGAAGACCTTGGCTGCG AAGTTAAATCGAGACTTGAGACTAATGCGAGGCCGTCGACAGATTGACAGTGCCACGCGCGAAGATACGTCGGGAAAGTTTCTGAATATTATCGATGGGGCAGAGGTTCCCTGGTGA
- a CDS encoding uncharacterized protein (transcript_id=CADANIAT00004193), producing MSKVLGSFVQKAQSLKNAPSKFSSAAVEGSRLIPSRTKDADFQLRIDAGHYDPDSKKVNVALQVNSQAESPVLKEWVKKNTTHANLATSVFDTAAEDKQAEYERMLRTLRHPLFRAFQSRLGRPSSIPLFPSTALPSRLQAASGATISTERRMDTELEMEVKPYTYTSGRWLRQDKMETDSRYIQFSFIALCQKVIELCPEANHIKACRKIEGGFNRVFIFTLDNEKAIVARLPFRLAGPAKLTTLSEVATIRYLQTKTNIPIPRVLDYNGDASDETNMIGSEYIIMEHATGVPLHEKWHKMAGDQQVRCIDAIYRTMKDIVDLEFPAFGSIYFDDTLGPASKQPLGDGFCVGPHCGTRYWDTNVGERRYYHYVNRNTGPWLTIGEYCDGLIDAGLSQVPPVDIESKRPIYHGSPEAHLALLECTRPVLKQMATDSRISNSAAPLLFHPDLHMRNIFVSDDNPSAITSIIDWQAASIEPAFWYSDEVPDFAVGSEICAKAFDLSSQFFTPKLAGPRLMNDNIFRPFHYCYRTWKDGAVALHYEMTETARLWNKLGFEGQCPFPLPTRDELEKQEKEYRLFEAAQNLRTDLASLLNTASDGWVPPDGWKAAQSAQKELFDGMLQAVLTNAGSDDDEPVRDEMTLRSIWPFDIDG from the exons ATGTCGAAGGTCTTGGGATCGTTTGTTCAAAAAGCCCAGTCTCTGAAAAATGCACCCTCCAAATTTTCTAGCGCCGCCGTGGAAGGCAGTCGTCTGATTCCTTCCAGAACTAAGGATGCCGATTTTCAGCTTCGCATCGATGCCGGCCATTACGATCCAGACTCAAAGAAAGTGAATGTTGCTTTACAGGTCAATTCGCAAGCCGAAAGCCCTGTTCTGAAGGAATGGGTCAAGAAAAATACGACGCACGCAAACCTCGCAACGTCGGTATTCGacactgctgctgaagacaAACAAGCAGAGTACGAGAGG ATGCTGCGAACTTTGAGGCATCCTTTGTTTCGGGCATTTCAAAGTCGACTTGGCCGCCCTTCATCTATACCGCTTTTCCCCTCAACTGCTTTACCTTCTcgtctccaggccgccagCGGCGCAACGATTTCGACGGAGAGAAGGATGGATACAGAGTTGGAAATGG AAGTTAAACCTTATACCTACACAAGTGGTCGCTGGTTGCGGCAGGATAAAATGGAGACTGATTCGCGCTACATCCAATTCAGCTTTATTGCTCTTTGCCAGAAGGTTATTGAGCTATGCCCCGAAGCAAATCACATAAAGGCTTGTCGAAAAATTGAAGGGGGCTTCAACAGAGTTTTTATCTTCACCCTGGACAATGAGAAGGCTATCGTGGCAAGACTCCCTTTTCGGTTGGCAGGACCAGCGAAACTGACCACTCTTTCTGAAGTTGCTACAATTCGCTACT TACAAACGAAGACGAATATCCCCATACCGAGAGTTCTCGACTACAATGGTGACGCCAGTGATGAAACAAATATGATCGGCAGCGAATATATAATCATGGAACATGCAACAGGAGTTCCCCTACACGAGAAATGGCATAAAATGGCTGGCGACCAGCAAGTCAGGTGTATAGATGCAATCTACCGGACGATGAAGGATATCGTCGATTTGGAATTCCCAGCTTTTGGGAGCATATACTTCGATGATACTCTTGGACCTGCCAGCAAACAACCCCTAGGTGATGGCTTTTGTGTTGGGCCTCACTGCGGTACTAGATACTGGGATACTAATGTGGGCGAAAGGAGATATTATCATTATGTGAATAGAAACACTGGCCCAT GGTTGACTATTGGCGAGTACTGTGATGGCCTTATTGACGCTGGTCTGTCACAGGTTCCACCAGTGGATATTGAATCCAAGCGACCGATCTATCATGGATCGCCTGAAGCGCATTTAGCTCTTCTTGAGTGTACCCGTCCCGTGCTAAAGCAAATGGCCACAGATAGTCGAATCAGTAATTCCGCCGCACCGTTATTGTTCCATCCGGACCTACATATGAGGAATATATTTGTTTCGGATGACAATCCTTCCGCTATCACTAGCATTATTGATTGGCAAGCAGCTAGCATCGAGCCGGCTTTTTGGTACTCAGACGAGGTTCCAGACTTTGCAGTAGGAAGTGAGATATGTGCGAAAGCTTTTGATCTCTCTTCACAGTTTTTCACACCAAAACTCGCAGGCCCAAGGCTGATGAATGATAACATTTTTCGTCCATTCCATTATTGTTATAGAACGTGGAAGGATGGTGCGGTGGCCTTACACTACGAGATGACCGAAACTGCCAGACTTTGGAACAAGCTAGGATTTGAAGGTCAAtgtccttttcctttacCCACGCGAGACGAACTTGAGAAACAAGAGAAGGAGTACAGACTTTTTGAGGCGGCACAGAATCTGCGAACGGATTTGGCTAGCTTGCTAAATACGGCGTCAGACGGATGGGTACCTCCAGATGGTTGGAAAGCGGCACAATCAGCCCAGAAGGAGCTCTTTGATGGAATGTTGCAGGCTGTTTTGACGAACGCAGGttcagatgatgatgagccgGTAAGAGATGAAATGACGCTGAGGTCAATCTGGCCATTCGACATCGATGGATGA